The nucleotide sequence ATCGAGGTGTTGGGGCGTCCGTCGCGCTTCGACAGCTGTTGGCGCAGGCCGTGGAAGGTCGCGAGCGTCTCGGAGCGGCTCTCGCCGGTGAAGAGGCGGATATCGTCGCCGACGCTGTTGGCCGGCCAGAAGCCGATCACCGCCTTCGGGTTGAACCAGCGCTCCTCCACGATCTGCTTGAGCATCACCTGCGCGTCCTCGAACAGGGCGCGGGCCGCCGGGCCCTGCTCCGGATCGTCGAGGATCGCGGGGTAGCGGCCCTTGAACTCGTAGGTCTGCAGGAACGGCGTCCAGTCGATGTAGGGGACGAGGTCCGCCACCTCGTAAGAGCCGTAAACGCGGGTGCCGGTGAAGGTCGGCTTCTTCGGAGCGTAGCCCGACCAGTCGATCTTGAAGGCGTTCGCGCGCGCCTTGGCGAGCGGCAGGCGCTGCTTGTCGGCCTCGGAGCGGCGATGGGCATCCGCCACCTTGGCGTACTCGGCCCGCACCCGCTCGATGGTCGTTCCGCGGGTCTCCTTCGAGATCAGGCTCGACACCACGCCGACGGCGCGGCTCGCATCGGTCACGTAGACCGCTTGGCCCCGCTCGTAGGCCGGGTGGATCTTCACCGCCGTGTGGACGCGGCTGGTGGTGGCGCCGCCGATCAGCAGCGGCATCTCCATGCCCTCGCGCTCCATCTCGGCGGCCACATGCACCATCTCGTCGAGGGAGGGCGTGATCAGGCCGGAGAGGCCGATGATGTCGACATTTTCTTTTTTCGCCGTCTCGAGGATCTTGGCGGCCGGCACCATCACGCCGAGATCGATGATCTCGTAGTTGTTGCAGGCCAGAACCACGCCGACGATGTTCTTGCCGATGTCGTGGACGTCGCCCTTCACGGTCGCCATCAGCACCTTGCCGGCGGCCTGGCGCTTGCCGTCGCCGCCATTGGCCCGCTTCTCCTCCTCCATGAAGGGTTCGAGATAGGCCACCGCCTGCTTCATCACGCGGGCGGACTTCACGACCTGGGGCAGGAACATCTTGCCCGACCCGAACAGGTCGCCGACCACGTTCATGCCGGCCATCAGCGGGCCCTCGATGACGTGGAGCGGACGCTCGGCCTCTTTGCGCGCCTCCTCGGTGTCGGCGACGATGTACTCGGTGATGCCGTTGACCAGCGCGTGCTCGATGCGCTTCGCGACCGGGGCCTCGCGCCAGGAGAGGTCGGCGGTCTTGGCCTGCGCCGAGGCGCCGGTCTTGAACCGCTCGGCGGCCTCCAGCAGGCGCTCGGTGGAATCCTCGCGCCGGTTGAGGACCACGTCCTCGCAGAGTTCGCGGAGTTCGGCCGGGATCTCGTCGTAGACGGCGAGCTGGCCGGCATTGACGATGCCCATGTCCATGCCCGCCTTGATGCAGTGGAACAGGAACACCGCGTGCATCGCCTCGCGCACCGGCTCGTTGCCGCGGAAGGCGAACGACAGGTTCGAGACTCCGCCTGAGACGTGGGCGTGCGGCAGGGTCTCGCGGATGGTGCGGGTCGCCTCGATGAAGGCGACGCCGTAGGGGTTGTGCTCCTCGATGCCGGTGGCGACCGCGAAGATGTTCGGGTCGAAGATGATGTCTTCCGGCGGGAAGCCGACCTGCTCGGTCAGGATCTTGTAGGCCTTGGTGCAGATCTCGACCTTGCGCTCGTAGGAATCAGCCTGCCCCTGCTCGTCGAAGGCCATCACGACCACCGCCGCGCCGTAGGAGCGGCAGATCCTGGCGGTCTCGATAAACTTCTCCTCGCCCTCCTTCATGGAGATCGAGTTCACGATCGGCTTGCCCTGCAGGCATTTAAGGCCGGCCTCGATCACCTCGAACTTCGAGGAATCGACCATCACCGGCACGCGGGCGATGTCGGGCTCGGCGGCCACCAGATTGAGGAACTCGACCATCGCCTTCTGCGAGTCGAGCAGGCCCTCGTCCATGTTGACGTCGATGACCTGGGCGCCGGCAGCGACCTGATCGCGGGCGACGTCGAGCGCCGCGGCGTAATCGCCGTTGGTGATGAGCTTCCTGAACTTGGCCGAGCCGGTGACGTTGGTGCGCTCGCCGACGTTGACGAAGGGAATCTCCTTCGTGAGCACGAAGGGCTCCAGGCCCGACAGGCGCATCAGGCGCGGGATTTCCGGGATCTTGCGCGGCGTCTTGTCGGCAACGGCTTCCGCGATGGCGCGGATGTGGTCCGGCGTGGTGCCGCAGCAGCCGCCGACCATGTTGACGAGCCCTGAGGCGGCGAACTCGCCCACCAGCTTGCCCATCGCCTCCGGGCTCTCGTCGTAGAGGCCGAATTCGTTGGGGAGACCCGCATTCGGATAGGCGCAGACCAGCGTGTCGCAGATGCGCGACAGCTCGGCGATGTGGCCGCGCATCTCCTTGGCGCCGAGCGCGCAGTTGAGGCCGAAGGTGAGCGGGCTCGAATGGCGCAGCGAGTTCCAGAACGCCGCCGGCGTCTGGCCCGACAGGGTGCGGCCGGAGAGATCGGTGATGGTGCCCGAGATCTGGATCGGCAGGCGGATGCCGGTCTCGTCGAACACCTGCCACGCGGCGGCGATGGCCGCCTTGGCGTTGAGCGTGTCGAAGATCGTCTCGATCAGGATCAGCTCGGCGCCGCCGTCGATCAGGCCGCGCACCTGCTCGACATAGGCCTGTTTGACCTGATCGAAGGTGACGGCGCGGTAGCCGGGATTGTTGACGTCCGGCGAGATCGATAGCGTGCGGTTGGTCGGGCCGATGGCGCCGGCGACGAACCGGCGGCGGCCGTCCCGCTCTTCCGCGAGCTTCGCCGCCTCGCGGGCGAGGCGTGCACCTTCCGCGTTCAACTCGTGGATGATCGATTCCATGCCGTAATCGGCCTGGGCGATCGTGGTGCCGGAGAACGTGTTCGTTTCGCAGACATCGGCGCCGGCGAGGAAGTAGTCGAGGTGGATCTGCCGGATCGCGTCGGGCTGCGTCAGGATCAGGAGGTCGTTGTTGCCCTTCTGATCGTGGCCGTGATCCTTGAAGCGCTCACCCCGGAAATCCTCTTCCGTGAACTTGAGGCGCTGGATCACCGTACCCATCGCCCCGTCGAGGACGAGGATCTTTTCCGAGGCGCGCTGGCGCAGCGCGCGCTCGATCTCGGTGCCGTCGACGGGGGGGAAAGCGGTCATTCTTGCTATCTCGCAGTGATCCCAGAAGCCGCGATGCCGATGACCGGAGGCGGTTTGGGCTCTGTCTGTCGGGTGTGCGATTCGAGGCGACGCCTCGATACCTCTTTTGGCCTCGTGCCGTCATCGCGGGCGTGGGCGAAGCCATCCAACCCGCCTGGTTGGCGCAGCCTGTGGCCGGATTGCCTCGGATGGCCTTCGCTTCGCCACGCAGCGCGAGGTGCCTTACGCCGCCTTCGCCGCCGGCTTGGCCGGGGCCTGCGAGCGCAGGCCGAGCAGATGGCAGATCGCGTAGACGAGATCCGAGCGGTTCATCGAGTAGAAGTGGAAGTCCTCCACGCCCTCGTCGACGAGGTCGAGCACCTGCTCGGCGGCCACCGCCGCGGCGACGAGGCGGCGGGTCTCGATGTCGTTGTCGAGGCCCTCGAAGCGGGCGGCAAGCCAGTAGGGCACCGAGGCGCCGGTGCGGCGGGCGAAGCTGGCCGCCTGCTTGAAGTTCTGCACCGGCAGGATGCCCGGGATGATCGGGATGTCGATGCCGGCCGCGCGCACCTTGTCGAGGTAGCGCAGATAGATCTCGTTATCGAAGAAGAACTGAGTGATCGCCTGATCGGCGCCGGCATCGACTTTGGCCTTCAGCGCGTCGATATCGGCATCGAGCGAGGCAGCCTCCGGATGCTTCTCGGGGTAGGCCGAGACCGAGACCTTGAAGTCGCCGATCCGCTTGATGCCGGCCACGAGGTCGCAGGTCTGGGCGTAGCCGCCGGGATGGGGCCGGTAGGTGTGGCCGACGCCCTCCGCCGGATCGCCACGCAGGGCCACGATGTGGCGCACGCCCGCATCCCAGTAGGATTGCACGACGGCGTCGATTTCTTCCCGCGTGGCGTTCACGCAGGTGAGGTGGGCGGCCGGCTTGAGATTGGTCTCGCGCACCATCCGCGCCACGGTGTTGTGGGTGCGCTCGCGGGTAGAGCCGCCGGCCCCGTAGGTCACCGAGACGAATTTCGGCTGGAGCGGCGCGAGACGCTCGATCGAGGACCAGAGGATCTTCTCCATCTCCTCGGTCTTGGGCGGGAAGAACTCGATCGAGACGCGGATCGGGCGGAAGCCGTCGCGGCTGGCGCGGTGCCGGGAAGCGCTGGGCATCTGTCGTCCCCTTCTTGAAGTCATTTCGTCGTGCGGTGCCGCGGCTCAGGCCACGGCGCGTTCGGATTCGGCCGCCCCGATGCCGGCGGAGGCGTCGTGCGCCAGCCAGAGCGTGACAGTGAGAGGCAGTTCGGTGCCGTCCTCGGGGGCGAGGTCGCGGCTCTCGACGTCGGACAAGCCCGCCTGGACCAGCCAGCCCGCAACCTGATCGGCACCGAAGCCGAGGCGGCGATGCGCTTGGCTTTCGCGCAAGTGTTCGAGATTGTGCGGTGCAAAATCGACGACGAGAAGGCGACCGCCCGGCGCCACGAGGCGCGCCGCCTCGCGAAGCGCGCGTGCCGGATCGTCGAGGTAGTGCAACACCTGGTGCAGCACCACGAGGTCGAAGCCGCCGCGGCCGAAGGGCGGCGCATGCAGGTCGCCCTGGCGCAGGTCGACCCGCGACAGGCCGAGCCGCTCGAGGTTGGCGCGGGCGACCGAGAGCATGGCATGGCTCGAATCGAGCCCGGTGGCGCGGCCGGCCAGCGGCGCCAGCAGGCCGAGCATCTTGCCGGTGCCGGTACCGAGATCGACCACGTGACGGATCGGCCGGTCTCCGAGCGCGTCGAGCACCGCGGCCTCGACGGCAGCCTCGGGCACGTGGAGGGAGCGCAGGCCATCCCATTTGGGGGCGAGCCGGGCGAAGAAGGCCTGTGCCGCCTCGGCGCGCTGGGCCCGGACCGATTCGAGGCGGGCACGGTCTTCCGAGAGCGGCGGGGCATCGTGGTCCAAAGCCGCGATCAGCGGCTCGACGAAACCGATGGCCGCCTCGCGCAGGCGGAAGAAGGCCCAGGCGCCCTCGCGGTGGCGCTCGATTAGGCCCGATTCCACCAAGAGCTTGAGATGGCGCGAGATACGCGGCTGCGACTGGCCGAGGATGTCGGTGAGGTCGGAGACCGACAATTCCCCCTCGGCGAGCAGGGCGAGGATGCGCAGCCGCGTCTCCTCCGCCGCTGCCCGCAGCACGGCGAGCGCTTCGGCGAAGGGCACCGGGGCGGGGTCGAGACTTTGCCTGGAACTGCTCTCGCTAGACATAAAGATATCTTTATGTGCGTAGCGGGTTTGGCGCAAGAGGGTTTTGTGAGCCGTTGATACGACACGCGCGGTTCGTCATCGTCGCTCTCACCGAGGTCCGTCATTCCGGGGCCGCGGAGCCGAGGCTCGAAGCCACCCGTGATGCGTCGGGCGCGGCCTCAGTCGAGACGTGGCGGACCGCCATCGGTTCCGGGTTCGCCTGCGGCGCCCGGAATGACGATGGAGCGGTGAGGCCACCCGTGACTTGGCCCTCCGGCGTTCGGAGTGTTGCCGGCCGCTACTGATAGGCCTTTTTCAGATCGACGGAGCAGCGCACACCAACCTCGGCATAGCCCGCATCGAGCCAAGCCTTGGCCGCGCTGCGGCCCCGGTCGCGCAGACGCTCGAGGACGCGCCAGCGGGCATCGAGACGTGTGGAGGCGGCATAATCGTCGAGCTCATCGGTGCCGTCGATGCGGTGGAGGAAGACCCGCTCCAGACCCGGAACCTCCTGTCCGCCCTCCTCGATCAGGCCGTGCACGAAGTCGATGGCGCGCAGTTCCCGCATCAGGTTGGCGTTGAAGGTGATCTCGTTGAGCCGGTTCTGGATGTCGCGGGACGAGCGCGGCGTCTCGCGGCGCTCCACCGGGTTGATCTGCACCAGCAGGATGTCGCGGGTGCTCGCCCCGTGCAGGGGATAAAGGGCCGGATTGCCGAGATAGCCGCCGTCCCAGTAGGGCACGCCCTCAATCTCGACCGCCTGGAACACGGTGGGCAGGCAGGCCGAGGCCATGAGGTGGTCGGGCGTGAGATGCTCGCGCTCGAACACGGCGAGCTTGCCGGTCC is from Methylorubrum sp. B1-46 and encodes:
- the metH gene encoding methionine synthase, with translation MTAFPPVDGTEIERALRQRASEKILVLDGAMGTVIQRLKFTEEDFRGERFKDHGHDQKGNNDLLILTQPDAIRQIHLDYFLAGADVCETNTFSGTTIAQADYGMESIIHELNAEGARLAREAAKLAEERDGRRRFVAGAIGPTNRTLSISPDVNNPGYRAVTFDQVKQAYVEQVRGLIDGGAELILIETIFDTLNAKAAIAAAWQVFDETGIRLPIQISGTITDLSGRTLSGQTPAAFWNSLRHSSPLTFGLNCALGAKEMRGHIAELSRICDTLVCAYPNAGLPNEFGLYDESPEAMGKLVGEFAASGLVNMVGGCCGTTPDHIRAIAEAVADKTPRKIPEIPRLMRLSGLEPFVLTKEIPFVNVGERTNVTGSAKFRKLITNGDYAAALDVARDQVAAGAQVIDVNMDEGLLDSQKAMVEFLNLVAAEPDIARVPVMVDSSKFEVIEAGLKCLQGKPIVNSISMKEGEEKFIETARICRSYGAAVVVMAFDEQGQADSYERKVEICTKAYKILTEQVGFPPEDIIFDPNIFAVATGIEEHNPYGVAFIEATRTIRETLPHAHVSGGVSNLSFAFRGNEPVREAMHAVFLFHCIKAGMDMGIVNAGQLAVYDEIPAELRELCEDVVLNRREDSTERLLEAAERFKTGASAQAKTADLSWREAPVAKRIEHALVNGITEYIVADTEEARKEAERPLHVIEGPLMAGMNVVGDLFGSGKMFLPQVVKSARVMKQAVAYLEPFMEEEKRANGGDGKRQAAGKVLMATVKGDVHDIGKNIVGVVLACNNYEIIDLGVMVPAAKILETAKKENVDIIGLSGLITPSLDEMVHVAAEMEREGMEMPLLIGGATTSRVHTAVKIHPAYERGQAVYVTDASRAVGVVSSLISKETRGTTIERVRAEYAKVADAHRRSEADKQRLPLAKARANAFKIDWSGYAPKKPTFTGTRVYGSYEVADLVPYIDWTPFLQTYEFKGRYPAILDDPEQGPAARALFEDAQVMLKQIVEERWFNPKAVIGFWPANSVGDDIRLFTGESRSETLATFHGLRQQLSKRDGRPNTSISDFVAPAETGIADYVGAFVVTAGLEEVRIAERFERANDDYRSILVKALADRIAEAFAERMHERVRREFWGYAPEENFTPDELVHEKYDGIRPAPGYPAQPDHTEKVTLFDLLKAESRIGVKLTESYAMWPGSSVSGLYLAHPEAHYFGVAKVERDQVEDYAGRKGMDIAEVERWLGPILNYDPVRYLKAAAE
- the metF gene encoding methylenetetrahydrofolate reductase [NAD(P)H], with product MPSASRHRASRDGFRPIRVSIEFFPPKTEEMEKILWSSIERLAPLQPKFVSVTYGAGGSTRERTHNTVARMVRETNLKPAAHLTCVNATREEIDAVVQSYWDAGVRHIVALRGDPAEGVGHTYRPHPGGYAQTCDLVAGIKRIGDFKVSVSAYPEKHPEAASLDADIDALKAKVDAGADQAITQFFFDNEIYLRYLDKVRAAGIDIPIIPGILPVQNFKQAASFARRTGASVPYWLAARFEGLDNDIETRRLVAAAVAAEQVLDLVDEGVEDFHFYSMNRSDLVYAICHLLGLRSQAPAKPAAKAA
- a CDS encoding metalloregulator ArsR/SmtB family transcription factor, yielding MSSESSSRQSLDPAPVPFAEALAVLRAAAEETRLRILALLAEGELSVSDLTDILGQSQPRISRHLKLLVESGLIERHREGAWAFFRLREAAIGFVEPLIAALDHDAPPLSEDRARLESVRAQRAEAAQAFFARLAPKWDGLRSLHVPEAAVEAAVLDALGDRPIRHVVDLGTGTGKMLGLLAPLAGRATGLDSSHAMLSVARANLERLGLSRVDLRQGDLHAPPFGRGGFDLVVLHQVLHYLDDPARALREAARLVAPGGRLLVVDFAPHNLEHLRESQAHRRLGFGADQVAGWLVQAGLSDVESRDLAPEDGTELPLTVTLWLAHDASAGIGAAESERAVA